The bacterium DNA segment GCGATCGAGTTCGTACCAATTCAACCATTACGATTACATGCAAGCATCAACGGACCGGATTTGATACTGGCATGGGGACAAGCAACTAATACGATACAAGGATATCGGATATATTGTTCCAACGATCCTTACTTCACTCCCGGACCAACAACTTTGTTGGCAACGGTTCCGGCAAGCCAGATTACCTATATCGACTACAATGCATCGGCAGCACGAAATGACAGATTTTATGTTGTTACTTCTTTCACGAAAGAATGATGTTATCAATTCAAACATCATTGCTGCAGATTCATCCTTCGATAGAATTCGTGGACGAATCCACAGATAAACGTAGGGGATGGATACTTCCCTGACGACCCTGAATGTAACGAAGAGCCGATGTAATGTTATGATAAAGATCGAGATGTAGACGGTGTTTGAAAAGTACTATGTTAGGCGAGGTGCATGAAAAGTGCTGCACCTGCTAACTCTTACTGAGATGTGTTTCGTATGCTGACTCCTATGTAGTCATGTATTTGATTTCATTTCAAGGAGAAAGTGGTGTACCGCGATATGCAGCAATGAACTGAGATCAGGCAGATGTATTTTTACGACGATGGTAGCAAGCATCTGCTTCTTCTCGTGACAATATGCTCCATTAAACGCAGGAGAAAGTGCGTTTTTTTACAAAAATCGTGAACGGTACTACAATGGTTTTACTGGTGATGACGATGGATGAAATCCACATTACTTAATCACTGTGAATGGAATCGGGCGACGATTTGATCGAACATCGATCACACTCAGATAATATCGACCACTCGATAACTCGTTCAGGTTGACTTGAATGACTTGATCTGTGTTTGCCTGTGAAACAAAGGAAAACGACGAAACATGCTGACCTAACAGATTATAGATAACGATTTGACCACCTCCGATAGTGTTTAATCGAATTGTCAGGGATGAATTGCAAGGATTCGGGAAAATACGGAAGCTTGGTATAGGTGATATCGGATGATTCTGATGTTCTGCCACAAACGTTGGATAAATTGAGCGGTAAAGCGTCCCATTAGCCACGTGTAGATATAAATAGTCTCTTGGATCTAAGCAGATTTCTCTGATCTGATTGACGGAATCGGAAGGATAATGTAACGTATTCCAGTTTGTTCCTTGATTTGTAGAATATCGGAGTAATAATCGACTTGTCGAAGTATCTTGCACGATGAAAAACAAATCGTTCGTACTATTCGAGTACATTTTGTTAAGATAATTTGAACCACTGTTTAAGGTTAGCCACGCAGTATCAAGGGGAGAACAATGGAGAATTCTCGCGCTTTCAAACATCCTTTGACCTAATACATATTGATCGCCGGAAATCGACGCTAAGTATTGAAAAACATAAAGCGAATCCGTTCCAGGGACGATTGACCAGCTATTCCCTAAATCGGTCGATATGCCAACCCCCGATACCATACTGCTAACATTACGTGGAATACAGTAAATTTTATTATCATTTGAAACGCCAAAGTCAAGGATACCGGGAAATCTTCGATCATTTTCCAATCCCGTTAATCGATGCCAAGTCACCCCATCATCCGTTGATTGATAAGCGTTGTAAAAGCAAAAATATTCATCTGAACGGCGAATAAATACATAATAATTATTGCCAAACTTGAACACACTTTTTACTATCGATGGAGTTGTTGGAGATAAAGAATCAGTATCTCTGAACAATGTAGTCCAGTTGTTACCATAGTCGATAGTCCGAAGCACTTTTCCGTCAGATGTTCCTAATAAAATCTCACCATTTCTATTGGTTAAAGAATAGGTATAATAGTGGTAATGCAATCCGCGCGTTATCGAATGCCAGGATTGACCTTCATTTGTACTAATCAAGAGTGCAGAATTATCGTTTCGAGCTATATAAACTCCAGCGCTATCCACCTTCAGTTCTGACATTGAAGCGGTAATACCTGAAGCGGACTCATTCCAAGTCGTTCCATTGTCAGTTGAAGAATACGAGACTGATGAACCGGCAATGATCGTGCCACTGGTTGATCGTGCCACTCCACTAATCGAAATACCTTGTAAACTCGTAACACTCCACGTCACTCCAGCATCGGTCGTTTTATATAAATCACTAAATCCACTTAAGTTCGTGACACCCATATAGAATGTCGTCGAATCATAGATAAACAGCGGATAACACGATAATATTGGAAGTCCGCTGTTTCGAGGCGACCAACTCATGCCAAAATTTGTCGATACATATACGCCATCATTTCCGGTTAACACAACGATTGTACGATGATTAATCACATGAACTCGGTAATTATCTGCTGTGGGAGATACTGGCGTTGACAGATTAGACCAAGTAACGCCAAAATCGGTGGATTGCCTTACAGACTGATTAAAATCTACGTAGAGTAGCGTGTCGTCTTGATATTGCACAATTGCGTCGGGATATCCGATGGGAGAGCTAAATCGCCAAGTTTGCCCCCCATCAGTTGTTGATCGGATACAACTGGTATCTCGATTACTATGATAAAAAGCATATTTTAGCGTATCGACGATAACAGAAGGTTCGACAGTGTTTGGCATGCTACATTGATAAAGGATTGTCCAATTTGTATCGCTTAGTGATGAATATTTTATCGAACGAACTGTAGATTCGAGTGAGTAACACGTAGCAAAAATTTTAGACCCGGAGATCGCGAGTGTCGTGACGTAATCATTCCAAAGTCCGTAACTTTGCCAAGTGTGTCCTTGATCGATCGATTTGACAACCCCTCGAGCAACCCCCATGTAAAAGTTGTTTAGCGAATCAGAGGTTATACACTCTAAATTATCGAAAGGAGGCAGTGAAATCTGCTGAAATTGTGGTTGAGCGTATACGCCAATACCAATACTAAACAGAAGAACAGCTAAGCATGATATGAAAATTGACTCATACCAATGAGAAATCATCGGTGACTTTGCTACCCTCTCTTTCTCGGAAATAACCAGCAATTGTAGCGTTCTAACAAACGCAAAAATCGCATGATCCCATAGTCGATGTTTTTTTGTTTTGTTAATGTGTGGATAACACATTGCTCTACCACTAGGTTTCCGAAGTACTTTTCGTCCTGTAGCTGACACTAACCGCTTTCTCATAGAGCTGTGATTTATAGCTCCCTTACACGCTACGATAGCGTTGGCAGAAGAACTTCGATGTGAATCAACAGAATCCAGTTGGCAATGTCGGATGGGCATTGTAGATAGTAGTGGCAACATATCGCCAGATCGAATCACCGGAACCTCATCTTCTTTAGCAATGTGTGATCAGTAAAGTTCGAGGTAAATATCAGTAACAATAAAATAGTACTGTGAAAAGCTTACGACAAGTGATTAATCGGTAATCTTGTAAATAATATCTCAGCGATTAGTTCGGTGAAAACCGCTACTGTTATCTTTCCTACTTCCAGACGGCTGTAAACAGCGATAATGAAAGAACCCGCCAATTGCTTGACGGGTTCATATTACTTATCTCTTGAATGCATCAACCGACAATAACTGCATTGTCAGTTTGTTTGTCAGTTTATGCTAAGCTATCCACTTTACTTCACCGGAACGATGTCAATGATGACAGTCCGATTATAGAACCGCTCTTCCGGGTAGTTGTTTTCAAAGGGCGCATCGTCAACATCCTCACCGAAATCAAGGGTGTCGAAGGTAACCTGATGTTTACCGGTGTTCGATAACGCTCGCTTAATAATCCTCTGAACTTCGATAGCGCGCTCACGGGATAGATTGAGGTTGTAGTCGTCCTCCCCGATGATATCCGTATGACCATGGATAATAACAACTCCACTATCTGGAATTAACGGTGTGACAACTTCCGTTAAGAACTTCTCATACGTCGCGACGGTCTTCGATTTGTCAAAATCAAACAGAATACTAAACCGCACCGCTTCCTTAACCGGTTCATCCCGTCGTACTAAACTAACAATGCTTTCTTTCCGATTTACTGTTCCATTCTTCGCTTGTCCTACCATCACTACACGGTAATTGCCTTGTGAGTTGCTACCGAGAATCGTGTTACCCGGAATCGTCTCCAGTTCTCGCGTATACGGTCCGAATGGTTGCACTCTTCCTTGTTCGTCGGTGATTTCTAACGACCAGGAATAGAACTCTTCTTTAGCACCAATAACATGGAAGAATACGTGACTATCCAGCGGATCTTCGACTACATCGACGATTTGTACCGGCTTTAACATATAATGGGACGCTCCACCAACTTGAATAAGTAACTCAGGCGAATTACTCTCGATGTCCACCCGACTGTCACCCGCTCGAAGAAGAACAAGCTCTTTCGTTCCACCCGGTTGTTCGGATGGAATTCTCGGTTTGTTTCGTCCTTCGGTTGTGATGCGCGATCCATCGATTGCAAATACATCGACGAGATAACTCTTAATCGTCTCGGCTCGGGCTTTGCCATGTTCGGAACCTTTATCAGAAGCACCACTCAGTAAAATCGTCGATCCGGGATTTCGCTTCATCCGGTCGCCGACAGTGTTCAGGATATTGTAGTAAACGGTCATCTGTCGTAATGAGCGACCGGTCATACTTAACGGTTGTACTTCCTGTAACTGCTCTTCTTTGAAGCTTGACGCCTGATCTTTTGTCAGCACCACGTAACGACTTGGCAGGCTCGACGACCCTTCCTCGAAAAACACATTGTTACGAAGTGGGAAGGATTCTCTCACCCGACGTTTAATCGGCACAACCTTGGGTGCCCGAACTGAGAAAACAACATCCGGTGGTTCGACAACTGGCGCCCGCACAACTTTCTCTACCTTGGCGTGGCCAAGTTTGAGGATAGCTCCTGCCCGAATTGTCGTCACTGCCCAGTTTTCCACTGTACGCGGATTCTGTCCGAAGTAGGGGTGGAATGAAACAAAGGGGGAAATCACTACTTGGGTCGGATCTGTTATCTTCGATAACGGAATATCGTATCCAGCCCCAACCTCTGCTGAAAACAATGTCTCACGCATATCACTCCACTCACACTTGGTGTCTGGTTTACCCTCCTCGGTGTAAGTAAATAACCAAGGCGAGCGAAGTTTGCACGACTCTCTACCTTTATTCATCGCGAAACGTGGACCAAGAAACAGATAGAAACTTGAAGAGAAGGGAGCGATTCGTAAACTCGGCTCTACCGTGAAGTAGCGCAAATTCGTTTGCAAAGTCGCTTTATCGCCACAAGGGGTAACAACGTCATTCCATTTTCCATTCCGTTCATCATACCCCACATAGAGCATTCCACCCCAAACCGGATGAGGTCGGTACTCGATGCCTAAAGCAAAGTAAACTCCAACTCCTGAACCGCGATGAAACGGCGCCGGGGTTGTAACGGATTCGTTCAGTATTTGAGCGGTACCATTGTAGTAGTTAAAGTTTGCTGCCGCTGCGCCGCCAAACCACCACTTAGGTTGGGGGCGAATGCCCTGCGCATGCAGCACGATGGGAATAGCTGATAACAACAAAAGGATGACAATCAGTTTGCGGATAACCGCATGATATTGAAACATGACGACCTCACAGTAACGTGGTCTTAAATCGCGCCCGGTGAAAGCCAGCGAATCGTAAGTCTTCACTGGCTTTCGTTGGGAATTAACCGAAATCCAACTCTGAGCTAGTCGATGAACTATGGAGCTGGTACGGTTACTACATTGGCATCCAGAGTAACTGCTGCTATCCGGGTTAACGCTCGACCGTCTAATGTTGCGCCAGTCATAAGCGTGATGGATTGATCAGCCAGAATGTTTCCTTTGAAGATTGTCGTTGTTCCTAGTGTTGCCGATGTACCAACTTGCCAGTAGATATTGTTCGGTCGTGCACCACCACTAAGCACAACATGACGACCTGTTGTTACTGTCAACGTCGATGCCATTTGGAAAATCCAAACTGCATTGGCGTCTCCTTGCGCATCCAGCGTTAAGTCGCCGGATGAAATCGCAAGCGATGAGGTGGAGTGATACAATCCCGGAGCCAAAGTCTGTCCACCGATGTTTCCGGCTACCGAGATTGGTGCAGTTGAGCGACCCACCGCCTCGTTGTAAGCAAGCGTCAAATCGAGTATTGCTTGTGCGGCAACGGGATCCCCGGCATGGATTGTTCCATTGACAACACCCGGTGGAAATCCGGTCACTGCAGTGCCCGGACTAACGCCAAGGTCGCCGTTTAGGATTGTCGGACCGGTATTCGTTACCGTTGATCCTGACAATATTGCAAACGCGCCAGCCGATCGTAGGTCAATAAATGCCCCGGTGGTAAATGTCCATACGGAATCATTTTCCATTGCATTACCTGCCGTATCACGGACTGCCGTCGTTACAGTAGCAGTATACGTTGTATTTGCCACTAAGGAGTTGGTTGGATTGAAAGTCGCAACCAATCCGCTGTAAGAAACAACTCCTATGATCGGAGTTACTCCTTGACGCAATGTCATGGAAAGATTGGTTATCGTTACGGTGTCCATTACTTCACTGAACGTGGCAGTAATGTTACCGCCGAGCGATGCTCCCGTGGCATTATTCATCGGAACCGTTGAGACGATGATCGGTGGCGTAAAATCACCAGTGGTAAATGTCCAAACGTGGTTGCTTGCGAGCGCATTTCCTGCCGAATCTCTCGCGCCAGTTGTAATTGTAGCGGTGTACAAAGTACTGGACAACAAATTCGATGTCGGGTTGAATGTTGCCGTCAGGCCATTGTATGTCACCAAACCAACGACTGGTGTAACCCCCTGCCGCAGTGTCATGGTTGTCGTTGAGATGCTGGCGGGATCCATTCTTTCACTAAACGTGGCAGTGAGGTTTCCGCTCAATGACACTCCAGTGGCGTTGTTTAGCGGAACCGTGGATGTCACAGTTGGCGCAATGAAATCGCCCGTAGTAAATGTCCACACGAAGTTATTCGCTATAGCATTGCCGGCAAGATCCCGCGCGCCGGTTGTAATCGTCGCCGTATACACTGTGCTAGAGAGTAAGTTTGCCGTAGGATTAAACGTCGCAACCAATCCGGTATACGTTACTGCACCGGGAACCGTAGTAGTGCCTCGACGCAGTGTCATTGTGGTTGTAGTTATTGTTGCAGGATCCATCGCTTCACTAAACGTGGCAGTGAGGTTTCCCCCCAGTGTCACTCCGGTAGCATTGTTTAAAGGAACGGTAGATACAACAGTTGGTGGCGCAAAATCACCGGTAGTAAACGTCCAGACGAAATTGCTTACCAATCCGTTTCCTGCCAAGTCCTGGGCACTGGTGGTAATCGTGGCAGTATAGAGAGTGCTTGGTAGTAAATCGGTGGCCGGATTGATCGTAGCAACGACACCGGTGTAGGTAATGGATACAACCACCGGAGTTGTTCCACGACGTAAGGTTACGGTAGTTGCTGTTATGGTCAACGGATTCATCGCTTCACTGAATGTGGCAGAAAGGTTTCCACCCAATGTCACTCCAGTAGCAGCATTCACCGGAACCGATGAAATGACGGTCGGCGGTGTAATATCCGGAGCCGTTCCCGTTGTAAAGGTCCAAACGTAACTGCTAACCATTGGGTTGCCAGCCATATCCCTTACACCAGTCGTGATAGTTGCGGTGTAAAGTGTGCTTGCAAGAAGGTTCACAGTAGGATTGAAGCCTGCAGTTACACCATTGTATGTCACAGTGCCGGTTACCGATGTTGTCCCATGACGGAGGGTCATCGTTGTTGTATTGATCGTCGTGGGATCCAACGCTTCACTAAACGTGACTGCGAGGTTACCACTCAAGGAGACACCGGTTGCGTTACTGATCGGAACGGTCGATACCACAGTTGGCGGCGTTACATCTGGAGCAGTTCCCGTTGTAAACGTCCAAACGTAGTTACTGACCATTGCATTGCCGGCTAAATCACTGACGCCATTGGTAACTGTTGCGGTGTACAATGTACTTGCGGCTAAACTGGCAGTTGGATTAAAGCTTGCCGTTACACCATTGTAGCTTACCGTACCGGGTACCGATGTTGTTCCTTGGCGCAACGTCATAGTTGCTGTTGTGATTGTTAATGGATCCATCGCC contains these protein-coding regions:
- a CDS encoding T9SS type A sorting domain-containing protein gives rise to the protein MPNTVEPSVIVDTLKYAFYHSNRDTSCIRSTTDGGQTWRFSSPIGYPDAIVQYQDDTLLYVDFNQSVRQSTDFGVTWSNLSTPVSPTADNYRVHVINHRTIVVLTGNDGVYVSTNFGMSWSPRNSGLPILSCYPLFIYDSTTFYMGVTNLSGFSDLYKTTDAGVTWSVTSLQGISISGVARSTSGTIIAGSSVSYSSTDNGTTWNESASGITASMSELKVDSAGVYIARNDNSALLISTNEGQSWHSITRGLHYHYYTYSLTNRNGEILLGTSDGKVLRTIDYGNNWTTLFRDTDSLSPTTPSIVKSVFKFGNNYYVFIRRSDEYFCFYNAYQSTDDGVTWHRLTGLENDRRFPGILDFGVSNDNKIYCIPRNVSSMVSGVGISTDLGNSWSIVPGTDSLYVFQYLASISGDQYVLGQRMFESARILHCSPLDTAWLTLNSGSNYLNKMYSNSTNDLFFIVQDTSTSRLLLRYSTNQGTNWNTLHYPSDSVNQIREICLDPRDYLYLHVANGTLYRSIYPTFVAEHQNHPISPIPSFRIFPNPCNSSLTIRLNTIGGGQIVIYNLLGQHVSSFSFVSQANTDQVIQVNLNELSSGRYYLSVIDVRSNRRPIPFTVIK
- a CDS encoding flagellar motor protein MotB — translated: MFQYHAVIRKLIVILLLLSAIPIVLHAQGIRPQPKWWFGGAAAANFNYYNGTAQILNESVTTPAPFHRGSGVGVYFALGIEYRPHPVWGGMLYVGYDERNGKWNDVVTPCGDKATLQTNLRYFTVEPSLRIAPFSSSFYLFLGPRFAMNKGRESCKLRSPWLFTYTEEGKPDTKCEWSDMRETLFSAEVGAGYDIPLSKITDPTQVVISPFVSFHPYFGQNPRTVENWAVTTIRAGAILKLGHAKVEKVVRAPVVEPPDVVFSVRAPKVVPIKRRVRESFPLRNNVFFEEGSSSLPSRYVVLTKDQASSFKEEQLQEVQPLSMTGRSLRQMTVYYNILNTVGDRMKRNPGSTILLSGASDKGSEHGKARAETIKSYLVDVFAIDGSRITTEGRNKPRIPSEQPGGTKELVLLRAGDSRVDIESNSPELLIQVGGASHYMLKPVQIVDVVEDPLDSHVFFHVIGAKEEFYSWSLEITDEQGRVQPFGPYTRELETIPGNTILGSNSQGNYRVVMVGQAKNGTVNRKESIVSLVRRDEPVKEAVRFSILFDFDKSKTVATYEKFLTEVVTPLIPDSGVVIIHGHTDIIGEDDYNLNLSRERAIEVQRIIKRALSNTGKHQVTFDTLDFGEDVDDAPFENNYPEERFYNRTVIIDIVPVK